A region of the Lysobacter sp. K5869 genome:
CCGGCCGCGCCGGCCAGCACGATCAAGTCGGCGAGCGAGACTTTCTTGCCGCCGCCGGCCGCCGCGTTGAAGTCCTTCTGGATGCCTTCCAGCGTCGCCAACACTTTGGCCAATTGCGCCGGATCGTTGACCGCCCAATCCTTCTGCGGCGCCAGACGGATGCGCGCGCCGTTGGCGCCGCCGCGCTTGTCGGAACCGCGGAAGGTCGAGGCCGAGGCCCAGGCGGTGGAGACCAACTGCGGCACCGACAAGCCCGAGGCGAGGATCTTGGCCTTGAGCGCGGCGATGTCGTTGGCGTCGATCAGCGGATGATCGGCGGCGGGGATCGGATCCTGCCAAATCAGTTCTTCGGCCGGCACGTCCGCGCCGAGATAGCGCACGCGCGGGCCCATGTCGCGGTGGGTCAGCTTGAACCACGCGCGGGCGAAGGCGTCGGCGAACTGATCGGGGTTCTCGAAGAAACGGCGCGAAATCTTTTCGTAGGCCGGATCCAGGCGCAGCGACAAGTCGGTGGTGAGCATGGTCGGCGGACGGCGCTTGTTCGGATCGTGCGCGTCGGGAATCTTGTTCGCCGCGGCGGGATCCTTGGCGACCCATTGGTGCGCGCCGGCCGGGCTCTTGCTCAGTTCCCATTCGTAGCCGAACAGGTTGGCGAAGAACTCGTTGCTCCACTTGGTCGGCGTGCTGGTCCAGGTGACTTCCAGGCCGCTGGTGATGGCGTCGCCGGCCTTGCCGCTGCCGTGGGTGCTGGTCCAGCCCAAGCCTTGTTCGGCCAGGTCCGCGCCTTCGGGCTCGCGGCCGACGTGGGATTCGGGGCCGGCGCCGTGGGTCTTGCCGAAGCTGTGGCCGCCGGCGATCAGGGCGACGGTCTCTTCGTCGTCCATCGCCATGCGGGCGAAGGTTTCGCGGATGTCGCGCGCGGCGGCGACCGGATCGGGATTGCCGTTGGGGCCTTGCGGGTTGACGTAGATCAAGCCCATCTGCACGGCGCCGAGCGGGTTTTCGAGCACGCGGTCGCCGGTGTACCGCTTGTCGCCGAGCCAGGTGGTTTCCGCGCCCCAATACACGCCTTCCTCGGGTTCCCACACGTCGGCGCGGCCGCCGGCGAAGCCGAAGGTCTTGAAGCCCATCGACTCCAGGGCGATGTTGCCGGTGAGGATCAGCAGGTCGGCCCAGGAAATCTTGTTGCCGTATTTCTGCTTGATCGGCCACAACAGACGGCGCGCCTTGTCGAGGTTGCCGTTGTCGGGCCAGCTGTTGAGCGGAGCGAAGCGCTGCTGCCCGGCGCCGGCGCCGCCGCGGCCGTCGAAGATGCGGTAGGTGCCGGCGCTATGCCAGGCCATGCGGATGAACAAGGGGCCGTAATGGCCGAAGTCGGCCGGCCACCATTCCTGCGAGTCGGTCATCAACGCGTGCAGGTCTTTCTTCACCGCTTCCAAGTCCAGCGTTTTGAACGCGGCGGCGTAATCGAAGTCCTCGCCCATCGGATCGGTCGCGGGCGTTTGCTGGTGCAGGATCTTGAGGCTGAGTTGGTTGGGCCACCAATCGCGGTTCGACGTGCCGCCGCCGGCGGCGTGGTTGAACGGGCATTTGCTTTCGTTTGACATGGGTGCGTGCCTTTGACTGGAGTGGATCCGACGGATGCGGTGCGCGCGACGGCGGCCGCGCGTTAGGGCGGGTGTGTGGGAGGAGGAGGGGAGGCGAGGCCGCGCGAGGAGATCGCTCGCGCGCGAAGGCGAAGTCGATGCCGGACGGCGAGGGAGTGGCGCGAAGTTGGCTCGTCCGGTTGGCTCATCGCTGGCTCGCGCTGGCGGGGGATAGACGCGACGATAGGCCGGCTCGATTCCGATGTGAAATCGATCCTTTCGACGTATTCGATAGGAGTCGGCTATGGCAGCCAGCTCCCGCCGCCCGCATCGCGCCGCGATGATGCGGGGCCGGGGATGGCGGCGATGTGACCGCGCGCGGGAATCGCGACGCGTGGCGGACGGGCGCCACGAAACGCCGCGCTTGTTGCCGCGCAGCATGATCGCGGCGCGCGCGGCCGTGCCTAGACTGCGGCCAGCGTCGGCCGCGTCGGCCGGCGCATCGGCGATTCACCGGTCCAGGGAGGCAAGGCGATGAAGCGGATGCAGATGCGTTGGGCGGCGGTGGCCGCATTGGCGTTCGGGTTGGGGTTCGGCGCGACGACGGCGTCGGCCGCGGACCCGGATTGCTACAGCGCGTGCCAGGAACAGTTGAACGATTGCATCGCCCAGGCCGGGAACGGCAGCACCCGGCATTGCGGGCGCATGTATCGGGAATGCACTACGGCTTGTTCGTTGGAGTGAGCTTGCGCCGATCGCGGCGCGCGCCGGCGAGGGCGAGGGCGCGGTCGCGGCTTACGCCGCTCCTACAGGTAGCCGGGATCGATCCGAAGCACCTGTAGGAGCGGCGTAAGCCGCGACCGCGCCCCTTCGCTTACGACGAACGCAACGCGATCCGATCAAGCCGCCCCAGCGTCGCCACGAGCAGCCTCAATCCTCGCCCATCGCATCGAATTCGCCCGCCATCACCCGATCGAAGCGCCCGCTGCGCCAGCCGCGCACGCCGTCGCGCACCAGCGGCGCGGGCGCCTGCCGATAACGCCGGGCGATGCGGCGTTCGCCGTCGGGCGCGTGCTGCGCTTGCCGCGCGCGGCCGGGCAGGTCGGGCGCGACCTGCACCAGCACCGACAGCCGCTGCGTCGCTTCTTCGGCTTTGTCTTCGTACACGTGCAGGCCGGCTTCGTGCTGCAGCAGATCGAACGCGCCGAAGCCGCTGACCGCGAGCCACGCGCTGCAACGTTCGCGATCCTCGCGCAGCACTTGCACGCGCATGTTGCGGCGCTGCGCCCAAGCTTGGTACATCGCCAGCACGCGTTGCCACCATTGGCGCAGATCCTCGTTCTGGCGCTGCTGCGCCGATTCGCTGAGGTCGATTTCGACCAGCGCGTCCTGCGGCCGGCCGGCGCGCAGCGCATCGACCGCCAAACCGAGCAGGAACAGCAACTGCGCCAGCGACTGGGCGAAGCTGGCGTTGCCGCCGTCGCGGCTGAGCCGCTGCTGCAGGCGCACCGCGGTGTCGAGCGCGCTTTCGATGCGGTCGCGGCGTTCGATCCGGTCGAGCGTGGCGTGGCGTTCGGGCGATTCCCAGAAACCGGCCGCGGCCATGCGCGCGTAATCGGCGTCGCGCTCGCCGCGCCAGGGTGCGCCGAGCACGGTTTCCTCCAGCGCCGCCAATCGCGCGTCGAGCCGGGCGACGGCGCCGGCGTCGGCCGCGGGCGCGTAGACCAGATCGCGCAGATCGTCCTCGCCGTGCGCGGGCGCGGGTTCGCCCGCGGGCGCCGGCCTGCGCGCGGGCGCGGCCGGCGCGGGGTCGATGAACTCGACTTCGAGCTTGTCGCCGGCGCTGCGCACGAACAGGAACTGATCGCCCTGCGGCGCGCGGTGTTCGACGATGCTGCGCGCCAGCGGCGCCAGCAGGTAATGCTCGATGGCGCGGCGCAGCGGGCGCGCGCCCAGGTCGGGCGTAAAGCCGCGGTCGAGCAGGAACTCGATCGCCGAGGGCTCCCATTCCACCGCCCAATCGCGGTTGCGCAGGCCGCGGCGGGTCAGCACGCGGCCGAGTTCCTTGTGCAGGATCTCGCGCATCAGCGCGCGGTCGAGCGGGCTGAACAGCACCACGCGGTCGAGGCGGTTGATGAATTCGCGGCGGAAGGTCTCGAACAGCGCCTTCTCCACCGCGCTGCGCGAATAGCCGCCGCGCACCGAGGTGAAGCCCGGGCCGGCGTTGCGCGAAATGGTCGAGCCGACGTTGCTGGTGAGGATGATGATGCTGTGGCGGAAGTCGACGGTGTGGCCGCTGCTGTCGCTCAGGCGCGCGTCGTCGAACACTTGCAGGAACACGTCCCAGACCTTCGGATGGGCCTTCTCGAATTCGTCCAGCAGCACCACCGAGAACGGTTGCTCGCGGATGCGCGAGGTCAGCGAGCGCACGCCGCCGGCGCCGCCTTGGTCGGCGGTCAGGCGCCAGGCCGAGTCCTCGGACTGGAACTCGCTCATGTCCAGGCGCAGCAGGCGTTCGTCGCTGCCGAACAGCAACTCGCCCAAGGCCTTGGCGAGTTCGGTCTTGCCGGTGCCGGTGGGGCCGGCGAACAGGAACACGCCGATCGGGCGGCCGTTGTCGGTGAGTCCGGCCTTGAGCATGGCGATGCGGTCGAGCAGCGCGTCGACCGCTTCGTCCTGGCCGAGCACGCGGCGGCGGAAGAATGCGCGCAGGCGTTCCAGGTCCAGGCTCTGGCGGTCGTCGATGACTTCCAGCGGCAGGCCGCTGCGCTGGGCGATGGTGGACAGCAGGCGCTCGCCGTCGATCGGCAGCGCGGGCGGCTGTTGCGCCTGCGCGCCGCGCAGCGCGTCGTCGAGCAGGCGCAGCAGGCGGCCGGGTTCGTGCTGTTCGGGGAAGTACTGCGCGGCCATGCGCGCGGCTTCGGCCAGGGTGCGCGCGTCGGCGACTTCGCGGCCGGCGCGCTCGCTTTCCTGCCGCGCCCATTCGGCCGCGAGCGGCGCCAGCGCGAGCGGGTCGAGCGGGGCGACGGTGAGGATGTCGAAGTGGTGCTTGACGACGGGGCGCGCCACTTGCAACTGCGCCAGCTGGCGCGGGGTGATTTCGCCGATCACCCGCAGCTGGCCGCGTTCGATCGCCGGCAGGACCAGATCGAGCACGCCGGTCGGGTCTTGCTTGTACGCGCCCTTGGACAGCAGTTCGAAGAACTCCGGCGCGCGCCACAGCGCTTTGTCGCGGTTGAGCACGGACAGCATTTCGCGCACGCGCTCTTCCAACTCGCCGATGTAGGACTGGCCGGACAGGATTTCCGCGCCGCTGGCCTCGAACACCAGCCAGCCTTGCGCCTGCAGGCGCTGGCACAGCAGATCGATCAGCACGCTCTTGCCGACGCCGTGTTCGCCGCTGACCAACAGCGAGGCCGAATCCTTCCCGCCCAACGATTCCTGCAACCGGTCCAGTTGCTCGCGCAGCGCATCGTGCAGGATCGGCGCGGCCGTCTTCGGCGCCGGATTGACCCGGCCGAACGCGCCGAGCACGCGGCTTTCGCGGCGCGCGTTGGCCGAGCGCTCGACTTCCTCCAGCAAGGGCCGCAGCAGCGGCGAGTCGAAGCGCTTGAGGGTTTCGCCGAGTTGCTTGGCCTGATTCTCGTCGAGATCATCGAGCTTCGGCGCGGGCGGCGCGTGGCCGTAATCGCCGGCCCAGCGCAGGTAATCGCGCAGCTGCTGGCGCATCGGCGCGAATTCCCACCACCACGGCTGGGCGTGGCGCATCAGCTGCGGCAGCAGTTCGGCGCCGTCGAGGGTTTGCAGGTGTTCGATCAGGAAGTGCAGCGGATAGCCGCCGTATTGGCCGGCGGGTTCGATCAGCGCGTCGGCGAGGATGTCGCCGCGGCGCGAGGCGGCCTTGACGATCATCGACTGCAGCACGTAGCCGGTGCCGTTGAGTTGGCGGAGCAGGTCTTCGTGGCCGAAGGCGTCGCTGGCGAGCAGTTCGATGCCTTGGTGGAACTCGGGCAGGGCCAGCAGGTCCTGCGGGCGCTGGATGCGCTCGTCGACCGCGTCGATGCGGCGGATCAGCGCGAACAGGCGTTCTTGCGGGGTGTCCTGAGGAGCGTCCTGAGCGGGCGGTACCGGCTCGGCTACGGATTCTTCGGCGCTCTTGGCGTCGTCGTCGCTCGCGGCCGCGGGTTCGGGCGGGTTCGCGAGCGCCGCCGGCGCGGCTTGCGGCGCGGCGGCGGGCCGATAGAGGCGGGCGAGAATCAGGCCGGCGACGATGCCGACCAGGAATAACAAGGCTTCCACATGCGCTCCGGTGTCCGTTCCGTAGCGAAGTTTAACGGCTGGGCGGCGTGGGGTTCGCGACGCAGGCTGCAGCGTGGGAGGGCGTTCGGCGCGGTAGCCGGCGGCGGCTTCGCGGTCGTGTCGCGATGCAGCCCTGGATGCCCGCGTTCGCGGGCATGACGGTGGGTGGGTTGCGCAGCGAGCGCTCTCAAGCCGTCATCCCCGCGAACACGGGGATCCAGAGGCTTCAGCGCGTGCCCCGCGTTCCCGCGTTCGCGGGAACGACGCAACGGCGCATCCGCCGCCGGGCTCGGCCCGCAACGCTCAGCTCAACGCCTTGATCCGATACAGCGCCTCCAACGCCTGCTTCGGCGTCAGTTCGTCCGGCTCGATCTCCGCCAGCGCGTCCAACGCCGCCGAGGACTGCGGCGCGAACAGGCCGAACTGCTGCGGCGCGTCCAGCGCGGCCTTGGCGAACGACGGCTTGGGCGTGTCGCGGCCCTGGTTTTCCAGCTCGATCAGGCGGCCGCGCGCTTGCTTGACCACCGACTTGGGCAGGCCGGCGAGCGCGGCCACCTGCAAGCCGAAGCTGCGGTCGGCCGGGCCGTCCTTGACCGCGTGCATGAACACCAGTTGCTCGCCGTGCTCGACCGCGTCGAGGTGCACGTTGGCGATGCCGTTGCCCGGTTCGGCCAGCGCGGTGAGCTCGAAGTAGTGCGTCGCGAACAAGGTGTAAGCGCGGTTGTGGTGAGCCAGATGGCGCGCGCAAGCTTCGGCGAGCGCGAGGCCGTCGTAAGTCGAGGTGCCGCGGCCGATTTCGTCCATCAGCACCAGCGAGCAGTCGGTGGCGTGGTGGAGGATGTAGCTGGTCTCGCTCATCTCGACCATGAAGGTCGATTGGCCGCGGGCGAGATCGTCGCCGGCGCCGATGCGGGTGAGGATGCGGTCGACCGGACCGAGCACCGCGCGCGAAGCCGGCACGAAGCTGCCGATGTGCGCGAGCAGCACGATCAGCGCGTTCTGGCGCATGTAGGTCGACTTACCGCCCATGTTCGGGCCGGTGATGACCAGCATGCGGCGGCCGTTGCTGTCGTCGAGCACCAGATCGTTGGGCTCGAACGGATCGTTGCGCACCGCCTCGACCACCGGGTGGCGGCCGCGCAGGATGCACAGGCCCGGTGCGTCGCTGAGCTCGGGCTGCGACCAGTCCAGGCTGGACGCGCGTTCGGCGAACGCGCACAGCACGTCGAGTTCCGACAGCGCCGCGGCGCAGCGCTTGAGCGGTTCCAGGCGCTCGTTGAGCGCGTCGAGCAACTGTTCGTACAGCAGCCGCTCGCGCGACAAAGCGCGTTCGCGCGCCGACAGCACTTTGTCCTCGAACTGCTTGAGCTCTTCGGTGATGTAGCGCTCGGCGTTGCTGAGCGTCTGCCGGCGGGTGTAGTGGGTCGGCGCCTTCTCGGCCTGGGCCTTGCTGATTTCCAGGTAATAGCCGTGGACGCGGTTGTAGCCGACCTTGAGCGTGGGAATGCCGCTGGCGGCGCGCTCGCGCGCTTCCAGGTCGATCAGGAACTGGTCGGCGTTGGTCGAGAGCGTGCGCAGTTCGTCGAGTTCGGCGTCGAAGCCGGGCGCGAACACGCCGCCGTCGCGCGCCAGCACCGGCGGCTGCGGCACGATCGCTTCGGCGAGCAGATGCGCGTGGGCGTCGTGTTCGCCGAGTTCGTCGGCCAGCGCGGTCAGGCGCGGCGCGTCGAGCGGACGCAGCACGCCGCGCACGTCCGGCAGCAGGCCCAGGCCGTCGCGCAGCGTGGACAGGTCGCGCGGGCGCGCGCTGCGCAGGGCGATGCGCGAGAGGATGCGTTCGAGATCGCCGAGCGCGCGGAAGCGTTCGCGCACGTCGTCGCCGGCGCGGCTTTCGATCAGCGTGGCCACGGCCTGATGGCGGTGGCGCAGCGCTTCGCGGTCGCGCAGCGGACGGTGCAGCCAGCGCCGCAGCAAGCGCCCGCCCATCGGCGTGACCGTGCTGTCGAGCACGCCGAGCAGCGTCGTGCGGCTGTCGCCGTCGATGCGGCTGTCCAGTTCCAGATGGCGGCGGGTGGCCGCGTTCATGGCGATGGCGCCGTCGCCGGACTCCACCGCGATCGAAGTCAGATGCGGCAGGCGCTGCTTCTGGGTTTCTTCCACATAGCCCAGCAGCGCGGCCGCGGCGGCGACCGCCAGCGGTTTGTCTTCCAGGCCGAAGCCGGACAGATCGTGCAGGCCGAAGAAGCGCAGCAACTGGCGGCGGCCGCTGTCGACGTCGAACAGCCACGGCGCGCGCCGGCGCACGCCGCTGCGCTGCGCCACGAACGGCGCCCAGCCGTCTTCGTCGGGCATCAGGGTTTCGGCGGGTTCCAAGCGCGCCAGTTCGGCTTCCAGCGCATCCTCGGTCGCCACTTCGTTGACCAGGAAACGGCCGGCGGCCAGATCGGCCCAGGCCAGGCCCCAACCGTGCTTGCCGCGCGACACCGCGAGCAGCAAGGTGTCGCGGCGCTCGTTCAGCAGCGCCTCGTCGGTGACCGTGCCGGGGGTGATGATGCGCACCACCTTGCGTTCGACGATGCCCTTGGCCAGGGCCGGATCGCCGATCTGCTCGCAGATCGCCACCGATTCGCCCAGCGCGACCAGACGCGCCAGATAGCCTTCGGCCGAATGGTGCGGCACGCCCGCCATCGGGATCGGCTGCCCGGCCGAGGCGCCGCGTTGGGTCAGGGTGATGTCGAGCAGGCGCGCGGCCTTGCGCGCGTCGTCGTAGAACAGTTCGTAGAAATCGCCCATGCGGAAGAACAGCAGCACGTCGGGGTGCTCGCTCTTGGCGGCGAAGAACTGCTTCATCAGCGGGGTGTGTTCGGCCGAGCCGTTGGCGGCAGGGCGCGGCGTTGCGGAAGAGTCGGACATTGAGCGATTCGGTGTAGCGATGGGGGCGGGGGGCGCGGATGCGGCCAGCCGGCCCGACATGGTAGCCGAGGCGGGGACACGGGGCGCGTCGGCGCGGCGCGCGGGGCGTGCGGGTGTTGGCGGGAAAGGCCGGAGAGGGCCGGCGCGCAGGGGGGGCGCTCGATTTCGGGAGGCGAACGCGCCCGCGTGGGGCGATCGGCCGACGCCGCCGTTCGCGGGCATCGCGCGGACGACTTGCGTCGATGGAGGCGCCGTCCGAGGCGGCGGGCGCGGTCGCGCGGCGGCAGGGGCGCCGCGTCGCCGGCGCCGGAGATTGCGATGCCGCTCTTGCAACGTCACGCGCTCGGCGCAGCGCGACACCCCAGTCGAGGCGACCCACACAACGACGCGGCACGCATCCCAACGCAGCGGCGCACGAATCCGCGCGACCGCTGCGAACCGTGTCGCCGCACACCGCCGTTTACGCTCTTCATCCACCGCAAGTACGAAAACGTGATGCAGCCCAACGCGGCTGTTGCAGCGCACATTGCGTGCCCTCGAAACCGTACGCTAGCGTCCGGGGGCGATGGCAGGGGGGCAATCCGCGCAGTTCCCAACACCCTTGTCGCGAGCCGGTTCGCGCCGGTCGCGGCCGTCGTGAAGAACTTCGCGTTTTCTCATCGGACGCCCGCGGGCGTCCGCGGCGAACATCACCTTGAAGGGGAATTAAGGATGAAGACTCTGTTCCGCTCCAACGCGGGGCGGCTGCTCCCGGCTGCGGCGCTGTTGGCGCTGTCGGTCCCGGCCATGGCCAACACCCTGAATCAGAACGTGTCGTGGACCATCGATCGGGCCGGCACCAGCACCACCTATCGCAGCGTGGCCTACGGCGATTCGATCTTCGCCGGTTACAACGGTTCGATCAGCAACGCGGCCAAGTATTCGGCGCCGACGGTCGACGCCGAATACCTGTCGGCGCGCTGGAACGCCGACATCGAGAACATCCGCCGGGCCAAGTCCGGCGCGGTGGCGCGCGATGTCTACGAGAACAAGATCGTGGCCGAGCGCTCCTACATGCAGGCCGCCTCGACCCGCGTGGTCAGCTTCGAGATGTGCGGCAACGACGGCCTGCAGGCGCGCACCGCGTTCAAGTCGCAGACCGGCACCTGCGATTACAGCGTGCTGGATTCGGCGGTGGCCTCGTGCAAGACCTACGTGGCCGCGGCGATGGACTACATCAACGCCAACGCGCACGCCAACACCAAGCTCAAGATCGTCTCCAACCTGTACTACCCCGGCTACGCCGCCGACAACGTGCAGAGCTCGTGCACCGACGCCGCCACCGGCCAGACGGTGAGCCTGCGCGACCGTTTCCTGCCGGCGATCGCCAAGATGAACTACTGGATGTGCGAGTACGCGCGCCAGAAGGGCTTCCAGTGCGCGGACAGCTTCGCCCAGTACATGGGCGCGGACTACGACAGCAACGGCGACGGCCAGATCGATGCCGACGCGCTGCGCTACGTGTCCGGCGAAAGCGAATCCAGCTACATCACCCGCACCTCGGTGACGCTCCGCGCGACCTTGCGCGACGCCAACACCAAGTTCGTGTCGTCCGCCAGCTCCTACGACTACATCCAGTCCGACGACACCCATCCGACCTACACCGGCGGCACCGTGTCGGCCGGCCTGTGGGGCGGGACGACCGGCAGCGGCGCGGCGCGCAATGCGAGCTACACCAACGGCCGCAGCCCGATCTGGAACCAGTACGGCCACGAGCGCATGGGCTGGGCGTTGTCGGTCTACCAGCCGGCGAACCCGTGACGTACGCGCGGCGGAGCATCGCGTCGTGACCGCACGCCGCCCTGAGCAGACCCCGCCGTCCCGCGCGGACGGCGAGGGTCAGCGCGTGATCGCCAAAGCGCCGCCCGCCCAGAGCGGGCGGCGCACGGCGGTTTGGATCGCCGCCGCCATGGCGGTGACCGTGGCCGGGTGGTGGTGGCAGCCCGCGTCGGTGCGCAGCGCGCGCGCCGCGGAGTTGCCGGCGCAGACGCTGGATCGCGGCATCGCCTCCGCGCCGGCCGTGGGCCGCGCGCCGTCGCGTCCGCACGCGACGCCGCAGGAGCCCGCCGTGCCGAGCAACGATCCCGACGATCTCGCCGCGTATTTCAAGCCCGGCGACCCCGAACCCAGCGGCGCGCAAGTCATTCAAGCCTTGCAGCAGGCCGGCGTGCGCACCGGTATCGGCGCGTTCAATCCGCCAGGCACCAGCCCGCCATTGATGGGGCTCGCGGTGCCCGCGGATTACCCATTGCCCGAAGGCTACGTCCGCCATCATCAGGTCACCGACGAAGGCGTGCCGATCGAGCCGGTGCTGATGTTCGCGCCGGGCTTCGCCTTGCGCGACGCCAAGGGCCGGCCCGTCGCGATGCCGGAAGACCGCATCGTGCCGCCCGAACTCGCGCCGCCCGGGCTGCCGCTGCGGCCGATCCGGATTCCGACCCAGCACTGACCACCGCGACACGGAGCGTTTCGACTTGATCCTGGAGCGGTTGTCTTCGTCCCGCTGGCGCGGATTCGCCGGCTTGCTCGCCACCGCTGTCTTGCTCGGCCTGTACGCCCGCGGCGGCTACGCCTGGGTC
Encoded here:
- a CDS encoding AAA family ATPase — encoded protein: MEALLFLVGIVAGLILARLYRPAAAPQAAPAALANPPEPAAASDDDAKSAEESVAEPVPPAQDAPQDTPQERLFALIRRIDAVDERIQRPQDLLALPEFHQGIELLASDAFGHEDLLRQLNGTGYVLQSMIVKAASRRGDILADALIEPAGQYGGYPLHFLIEHLQTLDGAELLPQLMRHAQPWWWEFAPMRQQLRDYLRWAGDYGHAPPAPKLDDLDENQAKQLGETLKRFDSPLLRPLLEEVERSANARRESRVLGAFGRVNPAPKTAAPILHDALREQLDRLQESLGGKDSASLLVSGEHGVGKSVLIDLLCQRLQAQGWLVFEASGAEILSGQSYIGELEERVREMLSVLNRDKALWRAPEFFELLSKGAYKQDPTGVLDLVLPAIERGQLRVIGEITPRQLAQLQVARPVVKHHFDILTVAPLDPLALAPLAAEWARQESERAGREVADARTLAEAARMAAQYFPEQHEPGRLLRLLDDALRGAQAQQPPALPIDGERLLSTIAQRSGLPLEVIDDRQSLDLERLRAFFRRRVLGQDEAVDALLDRIAMLKAGLTDNGRPIGVFLFAGPTGTGKTELAKALGELLFGSDERLLRLDMSEFQSEDSAWRLTADQGGAGGVRSLTSRIREQPFSVVLLDEFEKAHPKVWDVFLQVFDDARLSDSSGHTVDFRHSIIILTSNVGSTISRNAGPGFTSVRGGYSRSAVEKALFETFRREFINRLDRVVLFSPLDRALMREILHKELGRVLTRRGLRNRDWAVEWEPSAIEFLLDRGFTPDLGARPLRRAIEHYLLAPLARSIVEHRAPQGDQFLFVRSAGDKLEVEFIDPAPAAPARRPAPAGEPAPAHGEDDLRDLVYAPAADAGAVARLDARLAALEETVLGAPWRGERDADYARMAAAGFWESPERHATLDRIERRDRIESALDTAVRLQQRLSRDGGNASFAQSLAQLLFLLGLAVDALRAGRPQDALVEIDLSESAQQRQNEDLRQWWQRVLAMYQAWAQRRNMRVQVLREDRERCSAWLAVSGFGAFDLLQHEAGLHVYEDKAEEATQRLSVLVQVAPDLPGRARQAQHAPDGERRIARRYRQAPAPLVRDGVRGWRSGRFDRVMAGEFDAMGED
- the mutS gene encoding DNA mismatch repair protein MutS; amino-acid sequence: MSDSSATPRPAANGSAEHTPLMKQFFAAKSEHPDVLLFFRMGDFYELFYDDARKAARLLDITLTQRGASAGQPIPMAGVPHHSAEGYLARLVALGESVAICEQIGDPALAKGIVERKVVRIITPGTVTDEALLNERRDTLLLAVSRGKHGWGLAWADLAAGRFLVNEVATEDALEAELARLEPAETLMPDEDGWAPFVAQRSGVRRRAPWLFDVDSGRRQLLRFFGLHDLSGFGLEDKPLAVAAAAALLGYVEETQKQRLPHLTSIAVESGDGAIAMNAATRRHLELDSRIDGDSRTTLLGVLDSTVTPMGGRLLRRWLHRPLRDREALRHRHQAVATLIESRAGDDVRERFRALGDLERILSRIALRSARPRDLSTLRDGLGLLPDVRGVLRPLDAPRLTALADELGEHDAHAHLLAEAIVPQPPVLARDGGVFAPGFDAELDELRTLSTNADQFLIDLEARERAASGIPTLKVGYNRVHGYYLEISKAQAEKAPTHYTRRQTLSNAERYITEELKQFEDKVLSARERALSRERLLYEQLLDALNERLEPLKRCAAALSELDVLCAFAERASSLDWSQPELSDAPGLCILRGRHPVVEAVRNDPFEPNDLVLDDSNGRRMLVITGPNMGGKSTYMRQNALIVLLAHIGSFVPASRAVLGPVDRILTRIGAGDDLARGQSTFMVEMSETSYILHHATDCSLVLMDEIGRGTSTYDGLALAEACARHLAHHNRAYTLFATHYFELTALAEPGNGIANVHLDAVEHGEQLVFMHAVKDGPADRSFGLQVAALAGLPKSVVKQARGRLIELENQGRDTPKPSFAKAALDAPQQFGLFAPQSSAALDALAEIEPDELTPKQALEALYRIKALS
- the katG gene encoding catalase/peroxidase HPI, whose amino-acid sequence is MSNESKCPFNHAAGGGTSNRDWWPNQLSLKILHQQTPATDPMGEDFDYAAAFKTLDLEAVKKDLHALMTDSQEWWPADFGHYGPLFIRMAWHSAGTYRIFDGRGGAGAGQQRFAPLNSWPDNGNLDKARRLLWPIKQKYGNKISWADLLILTGNIALESMGFKTFGFAGGRADVWEPEEGVYWGAETTWLGDKRYTGDRVLENPLGAVQMGLIYVNPQGPNGNPDPVAAARDIRETFARMAMDDEETVALIAGGHSFGKTHGAGPESHVGREPEGADLAEQGLGWTSTHGSGKAGDAITSGLEVTWTSTPTKWSNEFFANLFGYEWELSKSPAGAHQWVAKDPAAANKIPDAHDPNKRRPPTMLTTDLSLRLDPAYEKISRRFFENPDQFADAFARAWFKLTHRDMGPRVRYLGADVPAEELIWQDPIPAADHPLIDANDIAALKAKILASGLSVPQLVSTAWASASTFRGSDKRGGANGARIRLAPQKDWAVNDPAQLAKVLATLEGIQKDFNAAAGGGKKVSLADLIVLAGAAGVEKAAKNAGVSVDVPFAPGRMDASAEQTDVHSFAVLEPLADGFRNYLQGKYAPTAEALLVDKAQLLNLTAPEMTVLVGGLRVLGANAGGSKHGVFTDKTDALSNDFFVNLLDMGTVWKPTSDAQDTFEGRDRKTGAPKWTGTRVDLVFGSHSQLRALAEVYASGDAKEKFVRDFVAAWNKVMNADRFDLKQ